A genomic region of Methanothermobacter sp. CaT2 contains the following coding sequences:
- a CDS encoding 4Fe-4S binding protein, translated as MKNKNSGCCEDTGAVNGEKCECSCSCGFLEYPDECRVPEPEDPSEKAGDEFIGRLEEYARSLGISNIGYAGLTPDVILAGEPPYRNAVVLTVEMDDDAVLTPPGREAREMNDRLYDKLADLTFRVADFLRINGYGAMAIHPMSGLIDLPLLGQKAGIGFKGRNGLLISPGKGPAQKISAVLTGISDLPCGSGAHEWILSYCRRCGRCIRACPQDALMEVETCCGSTVLLLDDRCTGCSDGCTHCIESCPFYRKDYEDIRSAFKRAAKTQG; from the coding sequence GTGAAAAACAAAAACTCTGGCTGCTGTGAAGATACAGGTGCAGTTAATGGCGAAAAATGTGAATGCAGCTGCAGCTGCGGGTTTCTGGAGTACCCTGATGAATGCAGGGTTCCGGAGCCGGAAGATCCATCAGAAAAGGCAGGCGATGAATTCATAGGTCGCCTTGAAGAATATGCACGTTCACTGGGAATCAGTAATATTGGCTACGCCGGGCTCACACCCGATGTTATCCTTGCAGGTGAACCCCCCTACCGGAATGCCGTGGTCCTCACAGTGGAGATGGACGACGATGCCGTGCTGACTCCCCCCGGCAGAGAGGCGAGGGAGATGAATGACAGGTTATACGATAAACTTGCGGACTTAACCTTCAGGGTGGCTGATTTCCTCAGGATTAACGGATATGGTGCCATGGCCATTCACCCCATGAGCGGCCTAATAGACCTTCCCCTCCTTGGACAGAAGGCCGGTATCGGGTTTAAGGGCAGGAACGGTCTTCTTATAAGCCCCGGGAAAGGCCCGGCCCAGAAGATATCCGCGGTCCTCACAGGAATATCCGACCTTCCATGTGGTTCCGGTGCCCATGAATGGATACTCTCCTACTGCAGGAGATGTGGCAGGTGCATAAGGGCCTGTCCACAGGACGCCCTTATGGAGGTTGAGACGTGCTGCGGATCCACGGTTCTGCTACTTGATGATAGATGCACCGGCTGCAGTGATGGATGCACCCACTGCATAGAGAGCTGCCCATTCTACAGGAAGGACTATGAAGATATAAGATCAGCATTTAAAAGAGCAGCGAAAACTCAAGGGTAG
- a CDS encoding RimK/LysX family protein, whose amino-acid sequence MDDSEIRKLLRFTLSEKRVIEELQIPPDAFIPLLFSIRYGGDWSLRKNSGRFMAVKEKVTRFDEDEMTGRTLEIVYLFLNPRVVREEGTVYRLEKCGSKNERELVKRPYRVVVDGDYILRAVLDPLDFKIKLKRLRKPLKFTGSGAYGVSHEMEHLEGRESRGTPFWEFEYEIEDD is encoded by the coding sequence TTGGATGACTCCGAGATCAGGAAACTCTTGAGGTTCACCCTCAGTGAAAAGAGGGTTATAGAGGAGCTTCAGATACCCCCTGATGCATTCATACCCCTTCTTTTTTCCATCAGGTATGGTGGTGACTGGAGCCTCAGGAAAAACTCCGGACGTTTCATGGCTGTGAAGGAGAAGGTCACCCGCTTTGATGAGGATGAGATGACAGGGCGGACCCTTGAGATAGTCTACCTCTTCCTGAACCCCAGGGTGGTGAGGGAAGAGGGTACCGTTTACCGCCTCGAGAAGTGCGGCTCAAAAAATGAGAGGGAACTTGTAAAGAGACCCTACCGGGTCGTGGTGGATGGTGATTACATCCTCAGGGCAGTGCTTGATCCCCTTGATTTTAAGATTAAACTGAAGAGGCTCAGGAAGCCCCTTAAATTCACAGGGTCAGGGGCCTATGGTGTTTCACATGAGATGGAGCACCTTGAGGGCAGGGAGTCCAGGGGAACCCCATTCTGGGAATTTGAATATGAAATAGAGGACGACTGA
- a CDS encoding cyclic 2,3-diphosphoglycerate synthase, whose product MKATESMICLVDGEHYLPVTRAAVETLDSMEHIDVRALIFIGGTEKLRTSSPEEYTEMMGRPVYFGDDPHRIPYDLIARLIRKYSADTVMDLSDEPVLDYSKRFRIASVVLEEGAVYRGPDFEFQPLTEYDILKKPSLKILGTGKRIGKTAVSAYAARLIHEREYNPCVVAMGRGGPEEPEIVRGDRIEITPEFLMEQSDRGVHAASDHWEDALMSRILTVGCRRCGGGMVGDVFITNMKRGAETANSLDADFIILEGSGAAIPPVKSDRHIVLVGANQPIINIKNFFGPFRIRLADLVILTMCEEPMADNEKVKEIVEFIESVNPEAEVVTTVFRPKPLGDISGKNVLFATTAPDSVKDILVEYLESEYRCRVVGTTPHLSNRPLLQRDIERYIDDADVMLTELKAAAVDVATKDALEAGLEVIYCDNIPIVRDGSQDELDDAIIRVVKSAIADFNLRRTP is encoded by the coding sequence ATGAAGGCCACAGAAAGCATGATCTGTCTTGTTGATGGAGAGCACTACCTCCCTGTAACAAGGGCGGCTGTTGAGACCCTTGACTCAATGGAGCACATTGACGTCAGGGCACTGATCTTCATCGGGGGAACCGAAAAACTCAGGACATCATCACCTGAGGAGTACACCGAGATGATGGGAAGACCCGTCTACTTCGGTGATGATCCCCACAGGATACCCTATGACCTCATAGCCAGACTCATCAGAAAGTACAGTGCAGACACGGTTATGGACCTCAGCGATGAACCCGTCCTGGACTACTCAAAGAGGTTCAGAATAGCATCGGTTGTCCTTGAGGAGGGTGCAGTCTACAGGGGCCCTGACTTTGAGTTCCAGCCCCTCACAGAATATGATATACTCAAAAAACCATCCCTCAAGATTCTCGGGACAGGTAAGAGGATAGGTAAAACCGCTGTATCCGCCTATGCTGCCCGCCTGATCCATGAACGTGAATACAACCCCTGTGTTGTGGCGATGGGACGGGGAGGCCCTGAGGAGCCAGAGATCGTCAGGGGTGACAGGATAGAAATAACCCCCGAGTTCCTGATGGAGCAGTCAGACAGGGGGGTTCATGCAGCCTCTGACCACTGGGAGGACGCCCTCATGAGCCGGATACTCACGGTTGGCTGCAGGCGCTGCGGTGGCGGTATGGTGGGGGATGTGTTCATAACCAACATGAAAAGGGGTGCTGAGACAGCCAACAGCCTTGACGCCGACTTCATAATACTCGAGGGGAGCGGGGCTGCAATACCCCCTGTGAAGTCAGACAGACACATAGTCCTTGTTGGCGCAAACCAGCCCATCATAAATATAAAGAATTTCTTCGGACCCTTCAGGATAAGGCTGGCGGATCTTGTGATACTCACAATGTGCGAAGAGCCCATGGCAGATAATGAGAAGGTTAAGGAGATCGTTGAGTTCATAGAATCTGTGAACCCAGAGGCAGAGGTTGTGACCACAGTCTTCAGGCCAAAGCCACTTGGGGATATCAGCGGAAAGAATGTCCTATTTGCAACCACAGCCCCCGACTCTGTGAAGGATATCCTGGTTGAATACCTTGAGTCTGAGTACCGCTGCCGGGTCGTCGGGACAACCCCACACCTTTCAAACAGGCCGCTACTACAGCGGGACATTGAGAGGTACATAGATGACGCTGATGTGATGCTCACAGAACTCAAGGCGGCTGCGGTTGATGTTGCAACAAAGGACGCCCTTGAGGCGGGGCTCGAGGTCATCTACTGCGACAACATACCCATTGTGCGGGACGGTTCCCAGGATGAACTTGATGACGCCATAATCAGGGTGGTGAAGAGCGCCATAGCTGACTTCAACCTCAGAAGGACCCCATAG
- a CDS encoding UPF0058 family protein, translating to MYKDEMIQLHQFLVYVLKYLENGYDIKDECEEYFSLNISPHHIHRTKAEHKYAIFVLSSAISEILAKKEGHNLPPNVVNGLSELAKRSRKEVVKIEAKLEAK from the coding sequence ATGTATAAGGACGAAATGATACAACTGCACCAATTTCTGGTATATGTTCTGAAGTACCTCGAGAATGGATACGATATAAAGGATGAATGCGAAGAGTACTTCTCCCTCAACATCAGCCCCCACCACATCCACCGCACAAAGGCCGAACATAAATACGCTATTTTTGTACTCTCAAGCGCCATCTCCGAGATCCTTGCAAAGAAGGAAGGACACAACCTCCCACCAAATGTTGTAAATGGCCTCTCAGAACTTGCAAAGCGGTCAAGGAAGGAAGTAGTGAAGATAGAAGCCAAACTGGAGGCAAAATAG